TCGAATACATCTGCAAAGAGTAATGCCCCATATACTGGTAAGTTCACATACTCGGATTTCGTTCCGTATTTGGCCATTAATTTTTCAAATTCTTCTATTCCTAAAGACGTAATTTTAAAGGTGTGAATGTCCCGACCGTTGTTTGAACGTACTTCATGTGTTCCTTCAATGAACCCTTTCTCTTCAAGCTGTTGCAAATTGTAATAAAATGAACCTTTCGTATAGTTAACGATATATTTGTAATGGCGTTTTTCCATTAAACTTAATAGTTCGTAGCCATGGGCGCCAGGGTTTTGAATAAGTAATCCAAGGATGAGTAAGGGAATCAAGGGTGCATCACCTTCGCCATCTGTGCTTCAAATTCAGCGTATGTGATTTTGCCCTGAGCTAAATTCATACTGTGAATATAGATCTGTTCATTTTTTGAATAAGTATGATTTATCTTTAGTGATTGATTTTCATCCGCAAGGGGCCCTGAGATATGACACTTATTAGAAAATGCCTCGAAGTAGCGAAAACCGAATTTTCGTTGGGAAACAGCGTTCAAATGAATACCATCTGGATTGGCAGTTAGACCTTCTGCCGATACTACATAACAATTTGGCTGCTCATGAGCAAATCGACGTAATTCTTGGTTGATTTCCTGATACTCTGATGAGTACTTTCCGAAACCTTCTTTCCCTAAGAAATGCCCAAGCTCACCAATGATTAATGGAACGTTTTGAAGGTTTAATTCACTTCGTAACGTTTCAACGATAAGAGATAACTTGTCGTAAAATGTTTCATGGAGAGACTGATGGCTGTCACTTTCACCTTGATGCCAGAGGATGCCACAAATTTCACTCGTTTCAAGAGCAAATCGCGCTTCAGACAAAGCATGTTTGAAAAGAGTGCCTTGCGGGTGCCAATCGTTCAAGGAACTGCCGCCTTCCGCACAAGGAATCAACCCGATTTCATCATCCGGATTAGCTTTTGAACACAGGTCTGCAAAAGAGGCTGCCAGACTTACACCAGCAACAGGACGGTCATAATTAATGGGCTCTGTCATCATTTGCCACTGACCGTTGCGAAGCATTTTTATTTTCTCATTATAGATAGGCTCTACATCATGCAGGAATCCACGACCTGCCATATTCGATTGTCCTAACATTAAAAAAGATTTGATCATTTACTTTTCATTCCTTTACACAATAGTCTAATTAGACTAAGCTAGTATAAAGTCTAATTAGACTATTGTCAATGAAATAGGAGAGGACTGATGATGTTGAAAAGTGTCAGAATGTTAAAAATCTTGATGTGTGTTGGACTATTAAGTTTAAGCCTCTTTGGAAACGGATTAAAGCAGACCGAGGCAAAAGAAAAAGCAACAGGTCATGGGACTGGCCATAAGTTCATGCAACTCGAGAAAAAGTTTGATGCCCGCCTCGGCGTCTATGCGATTGACACCGGTACAAATCAGACGGTGGCTTATCGACCTGATGAACGGTTCGCCTATTCATCCACCTTTAAGGCTTTGGCTGCAGGGTTGGTGCTACAGCAAAACTCGATGGACGAACTTGACGAAGTCATCACCTACACCAGAGATGACCTCGTCACGTATTCTCCCATTACAGAGCAACACGTGGATACCGGTATGACCCTTAGGGAAATTTGCGATGCGGCTATCAGGTACAGCGATAATACGGCAGGGAACCTTTTATTGGAGGAACTCGGAGGACCTGACGGCTTCGAAAATGCACTGAGGCAAATCGGCGATCATGTCACCGAGGCTGATCGCTTTGAGACTGATTTGAACAGTGCCATCCCAGGAGACATCCGTGATACAAGTACAGCAAGAGCACTTGCCACCAACTTGAAGGCTTTGACGGTCGACGACGTGCTCCCGCATGATAAGCGTACCATCCTGACAGATTGGATGCGGGGGAATACTACTGGAGACGAACTGATCCGTGCGGGTGTACCTAAAGGTTGGGAGGTAGGCGATAAAACGGGGGCTGGAGGCTACGGAACGCGAAATGATATCGCTATCGTATGGCCGCCGAATCGAGCCCCCATTATTATCGCGATTCTATCCAGCCGTGATACTGAGGATGCTGCCTATGATAATGAACTTATAGCAAAGGCAGCCAAGGTCGTACTGAAAGAATTTAAGTGATTTTCCGAAACGTCAAAGAATCCGGACAATCCATTTCCTCGTGAAAATCGTATGATTTTAAATAAGATAAAAGTGATCGATCAAGCCACTGCATAGACCAATTCGCTTTTAATCTAAATGGAGAAGAAAAAATGCTAGGGTTAAATCGCTTGCTTCTTCTAAGGAATTAAAACCGTTTCCGGTGGGGGATGAATAAGAAGGTGGAGCTGGATAAAGAGCAGAATGAGTCACTGTGAGGCGATGACTTAGGAGATTGTCGTCTTTCTCTTATAAAATAAAGTTTATCTAGAGTTAGATTCCCTTTTCGAAAAAATTGGTAGTGAGTCCATTGTTGATGTTAATCCAATCGTAATAAAGTGGTTCTGTTAAACTCTAATGTTGAAATATAGTCAAAATAATGAGGAAACCCAAAAAATACAGGGTTTCCTCATTCCTAATACTATCGAACTCGCTAGATAGTGTTAGAGTGGAGGATTTTCCACACCTAAGTGGATCCAATCTTCTTTTGGCGGTCCATAAACGCCAAACGGTTTGATTCCGGCTTGACGCATAAGAATAGTAATTTGGCCACGATGATGAATAATGTGTTTAATTAGTCCCATTAAAACTTGAGCATTTGTTTCTTCCCTGCCAAATGCAATTTGTACTTCTTTCAAGGATTCGTCTGTCCATTGTTGTTCAATGGCTTTGACTGCACTAGAACTTATATTTTTAAACGTTTCAGCCATTTCTTTAGCTGAGGCAGGGACATTTTCCTCATTTTCTACTCCGTCTACATTCAGCCCGAAATGAGTTAAATACTCTGGAATATTTGTCGTGAAATGCCAAACAATCCTACCCAATGAACGACCTTCCGGGTAAACTTTTTGATTCAATGAATCATCCGTTAAACCTTCCAAAACCTCTTGAGTTAACGTTGCCTCCCAATTCCATTCTCTAATAAAGTCTGCAATCGTTACATACATATACCACGCCTCCATAATCCCGTTTCAATAATTACTCATTTATGAAAACACATTATAAAACACTCGTTCGCATTATTCAAATTTCCTCCTTTACTTTTATTTTAAATATTTAATTTATGAATGGCAGTTTAGATTAGCATCCATATAAAAAAAACCAGTCGGGAATTGTTTTGAATTTTCAGTTATCGTATAGTGTAATTATTCCTAATAAATAAAGGAGAATCGAAAATGAGAAAACTTGTTCTATTTATGCACGCATCGCTTGACGGTTTTGTAGAAGGGCCGAAGGGGGATATGGACATTGGATGGGTTTCCTACGATGCTGATCTTGAGAAGCACGCGAAAGAAATTCTGAGTACTGCCGACACTGTCATCTGGGGTCGTGGGACATACCAGATGATGCACAGTTACTGGCCATCTGTCTCTTCAAACCCATCAGCTTCACAACATGAAAGAGATCATGCCGAATGGATCGAAAAGACAGAAAAAATCGTTTTTTCGAGGACACTGGAAAAAGTCGAATGGAACAATTCCAGACTGGTTAAGTAAGATGTCATGAAAGAGATCAACAACCTCAAACAGCAGCCTGGTCAGGATATGGTCATACTCGGAAGTCCAAGGTTCGCACATTACCTTATGCAGCTAGATTTAATAGATGAGTATAAAATTACAGTTTCTCCCGTTCTGATCGGGAGCGGGCTGCCGTTATTCCAAGGTATCAAAAATAAGATCAATCTTAAGCTAATTGAAAACAAGTCATTTGACTCTGGCGCCATAGGGCTCGTTTACCAGACGATTAAATGAACTTGCTGCCCCAAATGAGTTTAAGCAAAGGCATCACAAAGACAGCATACTTTTCAGATTCTCCTTCAACATAACTCAATCACATCATTTTTCGAAAAACTAATATTTATTGTTTTGACGTGATCCTTATGGGAGTGCGTCTTTTTGTTTACAGCATTTAAGAATTAATTAAGAACTACATAAGAAATCATTTAGAATTGCTCCTTACAATGAGTACATGTCAGCCGATGAGGTGACAAAAACGAATTTGAGAAGGAGTTTTTTATATGTTCAAAAAAGTAGGTTATTACTCCGTTTTATCCCATCTTTGGATCCAGTGGATCATATTGGGGGGAATCTTGCTTAATACATTTATGGTTTATCCAAATATTTTTCACAACGTACCGGAGACGTTGGAATCATCGATGGACTGGATGCAAGTCGCAAGTCCACACACCTACTTTCCGCCATTGGGGTTTGTCAGTATCCTGACGGGTGTCCTGGCAGGAATCTTTGTGTGGAAAGTGAAACCGGCAAGAAAATGGGTACTCTTCAGCCTGATGGCCATCATATTAGAAGGGGCAGCCTCCATCCTGTTTGAGTGGCCGCGGAATGAAATCATGTTTATGGAAGGTGCTGACATCCATTCTGTAGAATTTCTAAAACAAACGGTGAAGGAATTCAAAATGGTCCATTGGTTCAGGGTGATGTGTAATGTCTTTGGTTCATTGTTCATTTTTATAGGATTTATAAAGTTTGATCGTTTTATGACCTCGGAACATCAAGGGGAGAATCGTAAATAATATAAACACGTGCCGGACAGTCCGTTTTGAGAAACGTCCGGGTTGTTCGATCATTGTAAGTCGAAAGAGGAGGTGACAGTGCGATGTCCATAAAGAAAAGACTGATCTTATCGAATATCGGGATGATTTTTATCCCGATAATCAGTTTAATCATTGTCGAACTTGGTGTCGGATATGTGTTTTTTTATGTGCTTGGAAAGAAACCTGAAGGGGAGGATATGCAGGTCTTTCAAACCTTTCGTTTTGGGGCGATGATCGTGATACTCTTCGTCACCAACGGGATCCTGACGTATTTTATTTCAAGGAGTATCCTTGGACCAATCAAGAGTTTATCCATGGCGGCAAAAAAGATCAGTGAAGGGAATCTCGATTACAGCTGTGCTTCAGAGCAAGAGGATGAATTGGGGCAATTGTCCAATACTTTTGAAGAGATGCGGTTGAAACTGAAGGAAGCGTCGGTGGTTCAGCAGCAGTACGAACTGAATCGCCAGGAGCTCATTGCCAGTATTTCGCATGATATCAAGACGCCACTGACCTCGATCAAAGGATATGTGAGCGGCATTCAGGATGGAGTGGCGGACACGCCTGAGAAGGTGAATCGTTATATTTCCAAGATTGAAAAAAACGCTCACGATATGGATGCCCTCATCGATGAACTGTTTCTCTATTCCAAACTGGACCTTGAACAAATTCCATTTACATTTGAGAAGATCAAACTGGACGATTATTTTCAAGACTTTATTGAAGAACTCTCGTTAACCCTTGAACATGACCATGGGAAAGCGGTACTGATCCATGATCCTCTAAAGTCTTATGCCGTGAGGGCGGACAGGGAAAAATTAAACAGGGTCGTCATGAATATCACACAAAACAGTCTGAAGTATATGGACAAATCAGTGAAAGTAATACAGGTCATCCTCAGTGAGAACAACAATGAAGTCCAGGTGGAAATCAAAGACAATGGGAGCGGAATCCCCAAAAAGGATCTATCCAATATCTTTGACAGCTTCTACCGGACAGATGAATCGAGGAATTCAGCCACGGGAGGCACCGGGCTCGGACTGTCGATTGCCAAAAAAATCATCGGAAATCACGGCGGGAAAATCTGGGCAGAGAGTGAGCCGGGAGTGGGAACGAGCATTTATTTTACATTGAAAAAGGTGAATGAGCGTGAAGAAAATATTGATTATTGAAGATGAGATGGATATTGCTGAACTGGAAAGGGATTATTTAGAGGTGAACGGATTTGGCAGTGATATCGCTTCGACAGGGGAGGAAGGGCTGAGACTTGCAAGGACACATTCATACAACCTCATCCTGTTGGACTTAATGCTGCCGGGAATCGACGGGTTTGCATTATGCAAAAAGCTCCGGGAATTCTTAGATATTCCGATTCTTATGGTGACCGCCCGAAAAGAAGACATTGATAAAATCAGGGGATTCGACCGCGGAGCAGATGATTATATCGTGAAGCCCTTCACACCGAGTGAACTTATTGCCCGGGTAAAGGCGCATATGTCAAGATACGACCGATTAATCAGTCGGGAAGCCCCGAAAGATGAAATCGAAATCAAGAACCTCAGGGTGGACCTCGATTCCCGGAGAGTATACGTGGACAATGAAGAAAAACCATTAACCGCAAAAGAATTCGATTTATTGGTGTTCCTGGCCACCCATCCTGACAGGGTCTTCACAAAGGAACATCTATTCGAAAGACTCTGGGGATATGATTCTTTCGGGGACATCACGACGGTCACCGTCCATATTAGAAAAATCAGGGAGAAAATTGAAGAGGACCCCTCAGATCCTGTATTCATTGAAACCATTTGGGGCGTAGGCTATCGATTCAAGAAGCAATAGGGAAGGGGGGCCTTACAAGTGGAAGCTACCAAGAAGTATATGAAAGAGATAATCCGTCGTTTCCCTGACATCCATATGGAATCGGTTCAAGTACTTGGCGAAGGGAGGATGAGTATCGTCCTTGAAGTCAATGATCGGTGGGCATTCCGTTTTGCAAAGAACGAAGGGGGATCAATGGATCTTGAGAAGGAAATCAGCATCTTGCCTGCCATTCAGCCTAAGCTATCATTGTCCATCCCATTTTTTGAGTTTGTAGGCAGGCAGGAAAATGGGCTTTATTTTGTAGGGTATAGGAAGCTGCCTGGTGTGCTCCTTGAAGAAGATTCCATTTCGAGACTCAGTCGGATTCAAGTCAGGAATCTGATCGGATCACTTTCTAAATTTATGAAAAGTCTGCAAGCGATTTCGGTTGAATCGGTGGCATACCGGGCTTTACCTGCCGTAAACCTTGAAACCAAGTACTTACAGCTGTTTAAAGAAGCAAAAGAGAAAGTGTTCCCCTTTACTGACGTCAAAACAAGAGACTACATCTCTGGCCGGTTTAACTCGTTTTTACAACATCCTGATTATCATACATATACACCCACATTGATTCATGGGGATCTTTCCCCCAATCATTTCCTTATTGATACCGAAACAGGTGAACTGACAGGGATCATCGACTTCGGAGATATGTGCCTATGTGACCCCGACTATGAATTACTATATATCCTTGAGGATTGTGGAAAGGAATTTACAAGAGATTTATTACGTTCGCTGGGATATTCAAACGTAGAAGAGAGGATTGAAAAAATCTCTTACTTTGTTACATTCGATCAGATTCAGTATATGATTGATGGGATTATCAGGGGAAATGAAGAGTGGGTGGAGGAAGGATTGCTGGAGCTTGGGAAAGAGTTGGGAGGGTGTATGGGGAAATAGGCAATTGAGAGGATTCCGGCAGCCGCGGGGACAGGTGCCTTGGCGCTTACTTACCAGGTCTGACAAATACACGGAAAAATTCCGCTTATGTCGTCTTTGCTAATAGAAAAGACCTGAAATAGAAGAAAAAATTCCGCTTAATTTCCCCAAATACAACGTTCATTTTGAATGTAAGCGGAAAATCTCCGCTTATTTTTTTTTGAGAAACGGCTTATCCCTTTGCCATAATCAGTTTGAAGTTTGTATGATCACGTCTTTACAAAACCATAACTTTCTATTAAAAACGGGTCAAAACTACTGTGCTACCTTGAAGATGACAAAAGCACAGGGAGGTTTTCCATGTCTTTGAGTAAATGGATGTTGGCAGCAATCGCAACGGGGGTGTTTTTCATCGGATCATCATTTGCGTCATCTTCCACCGACCCTGGAGAGTATATTTCCGTGCAGCTTCTGGGAGTCAATGATTTTCATGGCCAGCTGGAAACGGTTCGAACCAGGAATGGAAAGCAGGTAGGCGGTGCTGAATACTTGGCGGCCTATTTAAAAAAGCACCGGCAGGAAAACGAAAATACCCTGTTGGTCCATTCTGGTGACATGGTTGGTGCAAGCTCACCTGTGTCATCTCTTATGCAGGATGAACCTGCCGTCGAATGGATGAACGAGGTCGGATTTGATATCGGGACGTTAGGGAATCATGAGTTCGATGAAGGAACGGAGGAGATGTTCAGACTCCTTGATGGCGGCAAACATGAGAAAACGGGTACCTTTGAAGGGGCGGCTTTTCCATACACAGCTGCCAATGTTATCGATAAAAAGACAGGGAAAACCATTTTACCACCATATTTAATCAAAGAAGTCGATGGGGTGCCCATCGGGTTTATCGGGGTAGTCACGACAGAAACGAAAGATATCGTCCTGCCAAGCGGGATTGAGGAAGTTGAATTCACGGATGAAGTCACTGCCATTAATCAAAGCGTAAAAGAATTGAAGGCAAAAGGAGTTCGGTCCATCGTCGTTCTCGGGCATGTTTCCGCTTCTTCAAATGAGGACGGAACAAATCCTGCTCAAGACGCCGCTGAATTTGCCCCCCGCATCGATGATGAAGTAGATATCATCTTCGGCGGCCATAGTCACGGCTTTGCCAATACATCAGTTGATGGGAAATTGATTGTTCAATCATACTCATATGGAACTGCCTTTTCAGATGTAGATCTCCTGATCGACCGGGAGACGAAGGACATCGTCAATAAGCAGGCAGCCATCCTATCCACCTATCACGATGGAATACTGCCTGACAAAAAAATCAAACAGATGGTCGATTCTTACTCCGCAGACAAGCAGATGATGCTGGACCAGAAAATGGGTCAGGCCGAAGCCCCCATCACGAAAGAAAAAACCGCCAGCGGGGAGCGGCCGATTGGAAATCTTATCGCAGATTCACATCGGGAGAACATGCACACCGACATCGCATTCATGAATCCGGGTGGAATCCGGGCGAACCTGGATGAGGGGGAACTTACTTGGGGAGACCTGTACACCATGCTCCCCTTCGGCACCAACCTGGTCAAACTATCATTGACCGGCGCCGAGATTAAAGAGGCACTGGAACAGCAGTGGACAGGCAATTTTCAAACCATCATGCAGACATCGGGGCTCGACTACACGTACGACAAAGACGCACCACCTGGCCATAAAGTAGTAGCGATGACTGATAGAGATGGAAACGCCATTCAGCCGGACCAGACATATACCGTAGCCCTCACAAATTATCTTGCAACCGGTGGAGACGGATTCACTGCCTTTAAAAAAGGCAATGATTCTGTGGAAGGCCCGCCGACATTGGACTCATTCATTACCTATATCATTGAATCAGGCGGAAGCGTAGCACCACCTGAGACAGGTCGGATCAAGGTACAGTAAAAATAAAACAGTAGAGCGGGGCAGATCCCGCTCTACTGTTTTATTTTCATTTATTTAATGGAAGAGGAGTATTGCTCAAATCTATAATATTTGAAATAATTGGAATTATCTTGTTTTTAATATTAGTTACCAAGTATTGAAGCAGCAGGAGTACAGTAGCTGAGGATCAGGAAGCAGACTAGTTAAATAACAAGAGTCCCTAAAATGGATTTTAAAAAAGTAGGCGGTGTACATTTATGAGTAATCATCCTGTTGTGAAACCATATTCTATTATATATCAAACTCAAGTCGTAGATTTAATTCTACATATCCAGCAACAAGAATATAACATTCCGATAACCAAGAAGGATCAACCCGATTTGTTTAACATAGAAGATGTTTATCAGATGGGTAAGGGCAACTTTTGGGTAGCAGTTTATAACGATCATATCGTTGGTACAATCAGTCTATTAGATATAGGAAATAATCAAGTGGCATTAAGGAAGATGTTTGTACATAAAGAATTTCGAGGAAAACAATATAAAACGGCCAGTCTGTTATTAAATAATGCAATTAACTGGGCAAAAGAGCATTCAATAAAAGCCGTGTATCTTGGAACCACACCGCAATTTCTAGCCGCCCACCGATTTTACGAGAAAAATGGATTTACAAGTATAGCTATTGAAGAATTGCCTGAGAATTTCCCAGTATTAGAGGTCGATAAAAAGTTCTATTATTATTCGGTTTAATAGACTTCAACAATAGGTGGGGACAATAACTGATCCAGCTATCTTGAATTATCAGGCAGATTAAAGAAAGAATAGAATTGAGGTGAAATAAATGTCTCAAGATGGAATTGTCTTAGTAGCAAGTGTATCAATCTTACGTCATGGTAAAGTCTTGATGATAAAAGAAAACAAACCCAATGCCGTCCATAAGTGGAACTTTCCGAGTGGGCATATAGAGTATGGTGAGGATATTCTTTATTCAGCTAAAAGGGAAGTGAAAGAGGAAACGGGTTTAGATGTAAAGCTGATTGGCACGACCGGAGTATACAATTTCACCAGTAATACGAACGATCAAGTCATTCTATTTCATTTTATTGGTGAGATTACTGGAGGTACATTACATCTTGAAGAAGATGAAATTACTGACAGCAGGTGGATAAAAACGAATGACCTTTTAGCATTAGAAAAAGAGGATTTGCGAGAACCGCATGTATTAAAACAAATCATTCATAACTTAGTAGAAGAAAATATCTATTCCATTAGCGTCATGAATGAGCAACTTTTTAAGGGCTAATATAAATTTACATAATATTTTAAAAGGAGATGTTTCTTTGTTCCTATTCACATCAGCGCAATCAACAACAACCGTAAATACCGGTGATATTATTTTTCAGTTGGTGTCTTTAGTATTTCTTTTGGCCATTCCAGTGGGCATCATTCTATTTGTCGTTATTCTGAGGAGAAGAAATAGCAGGCTAAAACGGGTCGAAGAAAAATTAGATAAGCTTTTAGCAGATAAGGATAATAGTAAAGTATAACTTTTGATAGGTTTATCAATGGGTTATCTCCCTCCTTTCATATTACTTTTTGAAAATTCTATAATTTGATATGATGGACTTTGTAATCAGGAAAATTAAGTATACAGAGGGAGTGCTTAAACATATGGAATACATTACGCTTAATAATGGGCTGAAGATGCCAATTGTAGGGACAGGTACAAATACGTATGGGAAAGAAAACAATGACTATAACGCAGCGTTAACAAATGAAATTCCAGAACTCCTATCAGCACTTGAGTTGGGGTACCGTTCAATCGATGCAGCCATCATGTATCGAAACGAAGAACTTGTCGGAAGAGTGTTAGCAGAGAGCACAGTGCCTCGGGAAGAGTTATTTATTACGACAAAGGTTCCAGCCAATGAAGAATATATTTCTTCGAAGGAAGCTACCCGAGCAGCCATCGAAAACAGTTTAAAAAACTTTCAAACAGACTATCTGGATCTGCTTCTTATTCACTTTCCTATCGAAGACAAAGGACAACTTCAAAACACGTGGGAAGTCTTTGAAGAATACTACGAAGCGGGCAAACTAAGAGCAATCGGCGTTTCAAACTTTAAAAAAGAGCATCTGGAAGAATTGAATGAATTCGCTAAAGTGAAGCCAGCCGTTAATCAAATTCAAATTAACCTAAAAGAACCTAACAAAGATCTCCTTGAAGTTTTAAAAGAAGAGGGCATTACACCCGTTGCATGGGGACCTATGAAAGCCGAAGCCCATCAACAAGAGGCTTTGGATGAAATTGGTGAATCCTATAAAAAATCAGGCGCACAAGTTTTACTAAAATACCAAATCCAACGTGGTGTGATTGTTATTCCTAAATCTCACAACCCTGAAAATCAAGCATCTAATCTAGATCTTTTTGATTTCGAATTGTCTGCAGAAGATATGAAAAGAATTGAAAACTTATAATTCCTTTGTCCTTGATCCTAGTGATATTGATAGTATCGCTAGGATTTTGATTTATTAAAAGCCAAGTGATTGGCTCTATTGATAAATAGCTTCATTGTTTTTACAGTCATAGTTAAGTTTACAAAGAAATTTAAGAATGGGTAGAATTTTGGCGTTGCGTAAAATGGGGGTAACAAGGTGGACATTAATCAAATCATCATAAATAACTTAGTAACAAAATTTGTACAAATAAAAAGTAGAATGTTGTCTGTCATAAATCAACTTTCTAATGATGATATTAATTGGAGACCCAATGAAGAAAGTAATAGTATTTCTAATTTGGTCATACATATTGCAGGGAATATACATCAAAGAATTGAGGTGGGTATCTGTGGTCTTCAAGATAATAGAGATAGGGATGAGGAGTTTAATATCAACAAAATAGTAAGTAAAGAAGAAGTAATTGATATGATAGAGAGTCATTTTGAAATTTTAGATAAAACGATTAAAGATCTTGATTTTAACGAATATTTAAGACCACAAAAGGTACGGAATAATGAAGTAACCGTATTGGATGTCCTTTTACAATGTGCCTCTCATTTTTCGGAACATCTGGGCCAAATCTTGTACATAGGAAAAATGAGACTTAATAATGAGTATATTTCAACTTCAATTCCCAGGAAAAAATAAATGAAAGGACTAATCATAAAATCTCCCTGGATTGAACTCATATTGGAAGGGAAAAAGACATGGGAAATCAGGGGTTCCAATACAAAAATACGAGGACCAATCGCTCTTATAAAGAGTGGTTCAGGTATGGTTTACGGTGAAGTAAATGTAAGTGATAGTAAAGAGTTGACCTTAAAAGATTACCAAGTAAGCAACGAATTTCATCGTGTTCAAAGTGAGAGTTCACAAGCATTACCTTATAAAAAAACGT
The DNA window shown above is from Rossellomorea vietnamensis and carries:
- a CDS encoding DUF1572 domain-containing protein; translated protein: MDINQIIINNLVTKFVQIKSRMLSVINQLSNDDINWRPNEESNSISNLVIHIAGNIHQRIEVGICGLQDNRDRDEEFNINKIVSKEEVIDMIESHFEILDKTIKDLDFNEYLRPQKVRNNEVTVLDVLLQCASHFSEHLGQILYIGKMRLNNEYISTSIPRKK
- a CDS encoding ASCH domain-containing protein, encoding MKGLIIKSPWIELILEGKKTWEIRGSNTKIRGPIALIKSGSGMVYGEVNVSDSKELTLKDYQVSNEFHRVQSESSQALPYKKTYAWVLEKPRIYKEPIPYKHPMGAVIWVNLSI
- a CDS encoding aldo/keto reductase, producing MEYITLNNGLKMPIVGTGTNTYGKENNDYNAALTNEIPELLSALELGYRSIDAAIMYRNEELVGRVLAESTVPREELFITTKVPANEEYISSKEATRAAIENSLKNFQTDYLDLLLIHFPIEDKGQLQNTWEVFEEYYEAGKLRAIGVSNFKKEHLEELNEFAKVKPAVNQIQINLKEPNKDLLEVLKEEGITPVAWGPMKAEAHQQEALDEIGESYKKSGAQVLLKYQIQRGVIVIPKSHNPENQASNLDLFDFELSAEDMKRIENL